In the genome of Thermoproteus tenax Kra 1, the window TTATTGATAAATATGATAAAGTCCTTGAAAAATTGCTGACGATAGCGACACCGTCAGAGGGGCCTACTTGGGCCAAATCTTAAGGCAATGCCGATAAATCTCTGAGCGATAAACTATATTAACCGGAGGAGATCCCTCCACGTGTCCACCGCCGGCGAACAGACGGAAACAAAGCCTCAGAAGCTGAGGTGGGGTATAGCGTGGATTTATTCAAGTAGCAATAATACTATGATAACGATAACCGATCTGACAGGGGCAGAGACTGTGGCCCGCGTGAGCGGAGGACAAGTAGTTAAGGCGGATAAAGACAAGCCATCTCCCTGGGCTGCCATGCAGGCTGCATATAGGGCCGCGCAACTGGCCATGGCCAGAGGGATCAACGCAGTCCATATAAAGGTCAGAGGGCCAGGAGGCTACGGGATGAAGGTTCCAGGCCCTGGCGCCAGCGCAGCCATCAGAGCTCTGGCGAGGGCCGGCCTCATAATAGGGAGAATAGAGGACGTCACTCCAATACCTCACGACACTATAAGGCCGCCGCATGGCCGTAAAGGGAGGAGAGTCTAAATGGCGAAAAAGGACTGCCTCATAGTATACCTGGACTATTGTTCCAAGAGGTCCCCCTATCGCGAGGAAATGGGGAAGATCTTAAGATACGCGAGGATAAACGCGCTTAGGCTTATCCTTATAACTAGGTGTACGGCCCTCGAGCTTGAGCTTCAAGACTTGAGACAGCTGAGCAACGACAACATGGAGTTTCCAGTGAGGCTGTACGAAGATGCGTCGGCTGAAGACGTCGCAAAGCTAGAAAAGTGCGCTACATTCGACGTAAAGACAGTAGACGAAATAAATATATCGTGGCCTGTTAAAATCGAGACGTGATGAGAAGGCATTAGCGGCGTCTTATTGC includes:
- a CDS encoding 30S ribosomal protein S11; its protein translation is MSTAGEQTETKPQKLRWGIAWIYSSSNNTMITITDLTGAETVARVSGGQVVKADKDKPSPWAAMQAAYRAAQLAMARGINAVHIKVRGPGGYGMKVPGPGASAAIRALARAGLIIGRIEDVTPIPHDTIRPPHGRKGRRV